The Pontibacter korlensis sequence TATTGTCCCGTACCTCAGCGCTTTCGTTGTGCTCATACTCCAGAATAACACGCTCATAGAAAGGTAATGATTCTGGTGTGATAGCAACTGTGGCTCCTTCTTTTGGGATATAAATAGGGCCGTAGTTATCACGGTTCCATTCTAGCTTGCTAGGTATGTGCGGGAATATACCAGCCTCTGCCTCACCAGGTACACCTTTGTACAGGATGACATCTTTAATGAAATCAAGCTTAGACATTTCTTCAGCAAGCTCTGGAGAAGCGTCAATAATGTAGCCGTTTTCGAAAAGCTGGATATCGTTCAGGTTAATGTTGCGGTCCTGGAAGAACTTCTCCGAAAGCTGCATAGTTGGTATGATCACATACTTATACTGCATCTTCTCCGGGTTCTCAATAGCCTCACCATTAATAAAAACCTGCATGTCTTTAATTTGCAGTGAATCGCCTGGCAGTCCTATTGCACGCTTAATGTAGTTCGTGCGCAGGTCAGCCGGATGCTGATCCTCAGGAGGGTAATTGAAAACCACTACATCATTACGTTGTACCTCTGTAAAACCAGGCAGGCGATAAGACTTGAGCTGGATAGCATCGGAGTAGGAGGGAATGTTGGTACCCCAGATAGTCTGATGCGTTAACGGAACCTGCAGCGGTGTCATGGGCGTGCGAGGGCCGTAGTGTAGTTTGCTTACAAACAGGAAATCCC is a genomic window containing:
- the lepB gene encoding signal peptidase I translates to MNVKFWEKKPETKEPKKKKSFAREWGDAILFAVIAASLIRWATFEAYTIPTPSMEKSLLVGDFLFVSKLHYGPRTPMTPLQVPLTHQTIWGTNIPSYSDAIQLKSYRLPGFTEVQRNDVVVFNYPPEDQHPADLRTNYIKRAIGLPGDSLQIKDMQVFINGEAIENPEKMQYKYVIIPTMQLSEKFFQDRNINLNDIQLFENGYIIDASPELAEEMSKLDFIKDVILYKGVPGEAEAGIFPHIPSKLEWNRDNYGPIYIPKEGATVAITPESLPFYERVILEYEHNESAEVRDNKLYIDGKEVTQYTFKQNYYFMMGDNRHNSLDSRYWGYVPEDHVVGKAVMIWMSTNPEGSMFSKIRWNRIFNIIE